Below is a genomic region from Hevea brasiliensis isolate MT/VB/25A 57/8 chromosome 3, ASM3005281v1, whole genome shotgun sequence.
TTGTGCCAGAAAGGTTGAGGGCAATGGAGTCAATTAGGAAGAAAAGTGGGGTAGCAATTAGTGGGCATATTCAGTATAATTGTTTTTGAATATTGATTTGTTAATAATTGAGGTTTTTAAGTTTTCACATTGATCAGCTGTAAGATCTTGTGAGAATTTCTGGGATCCCAATGTAAAGCTATTCCAAGTGCTGAGAAATCTCTTGCTTTTATTCAGCACTTCCTGCCTGAATGTgggttttcttcttctttttttttttttttttttcacattttccTTTCctggataaagtccgtaatgagagtattagagaaaaggtaggagtggtgccaattgaagataagttgagagaagggagattgaggtggtttggtcatgtgaagcgtagacatacggaggctccagttagacaagtagagcacattaggttagagtatagaaagaaaaaaaaggagtagacctaaattgacttggaggagagtagtacaacatgacttagaagcattacacatttccgaggatttaacccaaaatcgttcagagtggaaaaagcgaatccatatagccgatcccaaatttttaggataaaggcttagttgagttgagttgagttgagttgagttgacctTTTCCTTTCCTGGATGCTGCATGGTTGGTTTTTCATGACTTGGCATAATCAGTGGGTGAATGTAATCCTTGTACTGATTACACAAACTGTAATTTTTGCTCTTTAGGGGCTTGTTATAGGGCTTGAAAACTACCTTGCCTCTTTTTACTTGGCAAGTTAATAACCCATAAGCCTGAATTAAATTGGGTTGAACTTTTGAATTTCTGATTGAAtgaatcttatttatttttttattgcatGGATaaactaaaagatatattattatCTTCCACCCTTGTGACTTGGAAGTTGTTGCATTTTTATTTGTCTTGCATTAATGCATCTATTGTGGTAGGTCTACTCTTTTACATGTTGCACTCTTGGTTTCTACTTCTTTAGGCTTTCCTCTCATTCCTTTGTAGATTATCTTATTTATCCCATCTTCCCACACCTGGCCcccaaaaggaaaaataaaaaatagtaaaaaaaaattcttgCCATGGAACTTCTTcacctttattttattttttttttcctccacATCCTGCTTATGGTTGTGAGAGGAATTTCTGCAAGTAGCAGACTGTGTATGCTTATTTGTATTCTCTCTTATaactatgttttaacttgagaaattCGGAATTTTAATATGTCAGTGGAGAATTAGTTACTTGGTCATCGAATGCTGCTGGCTTAACTCATAGCTTCCCTGAACAGGTACACCGTGTCCAAAACTACCATGATCTACTGGACAACCTAAAGTCAAGTAATTCAAAGCCATTTAACAATAGCAGCAATGCTGTGTCAGTGACAACTGAGTGGGAGACCTTTGACTCTGGACCAGGGAACTTGAGTCCTCCCCCACTGTCATCTTCAACAAGAATTACTCAGGATTGGGAAAGGTTTGATTAGGAACCTTCTTGACTATTTTAGCCTATAGAACAAAATGGAATATATAATATTTAGAATGTAGAACTCACTATTATGATTTTATGTCTCATTTATATTTGCCTTTTTCCCCCTTCCTGTCGGCTAGAGATATTTCATCGTTAAGAGCTTTAAGATCTATTAGTTACACTTGGAAATGATACTTGTTTATGGAATAGCCAATTGATATTTGCGTATTGCTTCCATCTTAAATTAAAGATGGGGATATTGGAGCACCACAGCTTCATGGTTTCCACCAATCTTTATAGAATTTCCCTTTTGTCCTTGTCCAGCTGGAGCATATGCTTGTTCTCTGTGAGCAGACCATCACAAACTCTTAGTTCTTCAGTCATCTACAGGGGTGTCAACAATTTTATCGCACAAAGAATGATGGACGTAACTAATACATTCCACACTATGAAAAAATCTGCTCCTACTAATTGAATTCCGCATCGGCCGCCATAGAATGTCCCTTTTGAGTTGTGGACTACTAAGAACGAGCTACTGAGGTATGGATGTGCGAAGAGTCCTGTTAGATCCCCACCTAAGATTCCAGCAATAGCATGAATGTGTAATACGCTTAGTGTATCATCAACCTTTGCAGCAAGGGCAGCTTCTGGCTTAAGCACATCATGGTGTACCCGGGGATGCTTCCTGACGCTAATCCTATTGCCATGCTGTCCATACTTGAACAAGACCTATGGGGGGTAAATTTTGGGAAATGAAGAAAGCTTTATACTGAGAATTTTGAAAAATGGGCTTTttgaattgaaatatttttttaaagatgaattgttatttattaattaaatattttaaaataaataagacaagtatatatttattcacattaattttaaattaattagatttttactaacaaattaaggtataaaattaaatatgatcaGGAGAAAGCTACTATACACATGCGATATAATTATtgaataattttctctttttccccCCCTTTAGAAACATCTAAATTTGGAGCAATATAAACATCAaatttccccctttttttttcttgcaaaattaaattaataccCTCATGATCCAacttttacaaaaatttatagacattaatattttgtataaaacaAACACAAAGCCGTATCTCACAAGTTAATGGTAACGCCTCGAGCACCAATACCATATGGTGAAGGGGCAATATCCTGTCCATGATGGTTAGTTGGGTCATATTTTTCGCCGTCACCCCAAAGGGCATAAGCTTCCTCTCCATGAACAGCATCGTCTCCGATCACAAGTTGTTCTTCGGGCATTCTCAACGGTATGAACAACCTTATAGCTAGAAGAATTATTGTTGTGGACGCTATGTTCCATGCTATAACAAAGGAGGCTGCAGCCATTTGCTTCAAGAATTGCACCCCACCATTTCCACCGTAAAATGCACCTCTTGTTTTCTTTGGCAGAACTAGTTCGCAAAGATCTGGCTCTGCTAGGAGGCCGGTGAGGAGGCCACCCAATAGGCCGGCCACCGCGTGGGTGTGAAACACTCCTAAAGTGTCATCCACCTATTGCCATACAATCAACAGTAATGAGTACCACTAACTAAAAAGCTCTATAATGgacattttctttttttaaaaaaatcaaaattagtaAATTTAATATCTTAtccatattaaaaaatatatattatgttCTTGATAACACGAATAAGTAGATAAGTAAAATATAAGAATTTCTTTAATGTTTTTAATATatagaaattaatttttaataaaataaataatgaatTTAAGAATGATCAATCACTTTATTTTTAATGGGAATTGTTTATAAATACaacataatataataaaaaaagattttttttgtTGAATTGGGGTGAGGACTAATGGGTTGAAATATGCcatcaatttctttttttttttaatgagatGTTTttgtattttctattattttcaaAATGTTTAACGGTTTGtagaataatttatattatatcagCCCTCATCCTTGACTTCAATCCTCTAACAAAtggaaaaattaagaaatttctcTTGAGATTTTAATTTGTGTTAATTGTTTTGAGTGGAAAGATCCTGAGAAATTTTACTATTTgcaattttgtattctgaaattATGGATAGATATATAGATAATATATTAACAAAAAgtcattatattttaaagaaaacttagTGTTAAGGATATATAAATTGGACTCATATATGTACATGTTGAGAGATTTAAAGTTTATTAAAAGTACATTTTTTAAATtcttgaaaatataaaaaaaaagtgaaatcAATCTTGATTCTTGAAGAGTGGCAAATCTTCTGTTCTTAAAAAAGTTTGATGCAAGAAGAATGTTAGATTGGAGATAAGATTAGAATGAAGATTTTGATTTAATGGTCAAAAACAAAGTGGTGGTACAAAGGGCAAAACACTAGTAAATTCCTTGTTTGAAAAGAGATCATTTTGGTCTATATAGGAGACTGGTGGTTCCCTTCCGATGAAGTCATCTTTCACCAACTTAATTAAGGGAGAAAAGTCTATATCCGGGTATTTATTGTAATTAAAAAACAAAACTTTTCATTCTTGGTCAAAACCTTATCATTTTAAGATGACTGATATCTTTTATTCCAACCAAGTctttttttcatgaaaaataatttatatataaaaaatattttttataaaaattattttttaaaataatattttttataaaaattattttttaaaataatattttttataaaaattattttttaaaataatattttttattataatattaaaataataatatatatttatatcatataataaatattttcatagtttaataagattattaaaataaaaaaaataaatcaattttttttaaaatgattaatttttcatttcatcaagaaaaatattttctatgaaattatttttttaaatacccAAACACTAAAAATAcagaaaaaaaatttcataaaataaatagaatcttAACATATTCTTTTCTTACATAGACTAATGTataatgtttttcttttttattttaaggGATTTAGGAAATACAGGCTCGTATGTCTTTAATTATTAAACTAGATCAGATtagtgtctttttttttttctatgattAAGTAAATATGGTCTATATCTAGTCTTACTTTGTGGCTACTCTTGCTGAAAATTCTGAACAACTTATCATATAAGATGTGTGATTTTATTGAATGGCTTCTTCTTCTTTATCATTATCTAGCTTTTCTATGGTTGAAAATTAACTAATATTTATGAGACTCTTCTTTTGCGTAGGTACAACGATTCAATGTTTGCATACGTTAGTTGAAGTGGAATAGTTTGTcgtgtgatgcatttaatttctTGGAAAAAGACTAGCGATTGTTAATTCAATGGATCCTAATGCTATAAAAAGATTAATCattaatttttgataaaatcttattataataaaaatcaataaaatttaaaattatttcttaATTATTGCCTTAATTACACCATTAGAAAaaccaataattaatttttgaaaaagaaCAAAAGTACCTGCTGTAGCAGCGTAGACTTCTTGTGAAGCACCATCATAGACACCCACGGAATGCTTCCAGAAAGAAATCCGAATATGATAGCCGCCCACGATTGAACCAGCCCTGCGTCAATGTCAATAACTCcatcaattaattaaaatccatTAATTTCAATTGCCAGAAATTTCATAACACCTTTCGACACTTACCTGCTCCTGGGGTAATGCAAGCTAGACCAGTCATCATGCCCTGAACAGCTCCTATCACCGATGGTTTACCAAAGAAAATAACATCTAGAGTCGTCCACACTAGCAAGCTTGTAGCTGCACTTATGTTGGTGTTTAGTACCGCAATCGAAGCATCGATATTGGCTGCATATGGTGCGCCACCATTGAAGCCCGACCACCCCATCCATAGCAACCCAGCACCCGCAAGCATCAGCAACACGTTATTTGGGGGAAATCTCTCCCTATCGCTTTTTAGCCTTGGCCCAACCTGCGTCATTTGTATCGGAAATTTAACATTGATTTTGCTTGAAAAATAGAAATATGTAAAGAATCATCAATGAGTTGAATCTCAGGAATTCTATAGCACGTACCCAATAAGCTGCGGTTAGCCCTGAAATTCCTGAGGAGAGGTGAATAACAAAGCCACCGGAGTAATCGATTGCACCCCATTGATATAGAAAGCCGCCACCCCAGAGACTAAAAGCACCAACAGTATAAGAGAATATAAGCCATAAAGGCACAAAAGCCATCCAAGCTTTAATGTTCATGCGGCCAAGAACAGAACCCGCAAGTAGAATAAGCGTAATAGCAGCAAAAGTGAATTGAAAGTAGACGAGCGTGGCCATGGCGTAGTAAGGCTCAACAGTCTTAGATTTTCCATCACTTACATGGGTACTTTCAGGGACTTTAGCTCGGGCAACGAGATACTTTTGGCCTAGAGCAGGAGCACCCTTACCCCAGAAAGGAAGGAGCTCATCCCCAAAGGCCATCCGGTAGCACAACAGCACCCAGCAAATTAGGACGGCAGCGAAGGCGTAAAGGGCCATGAAGGCAGAGTTGACAGCCCATTTTTTCTTGACGATGCTCGCGTAGAGGATGACAAGCCCTGGCATGCTCTGGATGGCTACGAGAGTCGATGCTGTCATTTGCCATGCGTTGTCCCCTTTGTTTAGCCATGAAGGGACTGCTGGAGTCACCTCTGAGTAGGCGTTTGAGATGTTCATTAATTGCCTCCGGCTCTTCTAATACAAAGTTCTTCTCTTTAGCGTTTGGGCTGCAAATACTTCTCATATATATGGGGAGCAATGTGAAGAAATTTCGTCATTTCGGCTGCTCTTTCCTTTAGAAATTTCTCTGACCACCTACGAAACGTGCactaattaagttaattaattatatattaacgaAATGGCAAAATTGCACTTATTTTTAAGTTCTCTTTAGGtaaaaattaattgatattaTATCAAATGAAATTTGtacataaatataattattaattaaaaaaaaagagagagataaAGATGGATGGTTATATATGAGGTATCTCCATCTAAGACTAAGAAGAGCTTATATACATATCGCAAGGAATTTAATGATAAGACTTATACATCACCCACTCGTTAAAAATTCTAACAACAGTATAGAATTCGAACTCGGGATACAGTGTATCAAAAGTTAAATCATCAATGGTGAATCCATCTTTTATGGGCAGACtcactttttatatatatattaattagattGTTATTCAATATAGCATTATCTACATGAAATTACAATGGTCGGATATCAGGCAGTCTCCGCGGTGAGGAGGCTGCGATGAAATGGCAAAGGCGAGGTCGGTCAACGCGTGGGTGGAACACGTGGAGAATGTTCAAGTCAAGTGTAGACAGGTAGGTGAATATTTGACAAATGTAATAACCTTGCGGCGGGGTATAGCCTTGGTTGTTCGAAGTTGACTTTTCTTGCAAAGGGGTATGTAGGACAAAAAAAGAAGAAGCCCACACTTCAGGAAGGGGTCATGCTTGTTACGCAATTGTCCGAGGGAAGATGAGGTAGAAGTTCAAAGGAGTCGGACCAATTAATCAATTGGACAGTACAAATCCGTGCATTTTGGGTGATTTATCACTGATTAGCCCTTTCCACCAGCTGATTAATCAATAGTTTCGATTTATGATTAGGAGGAACCGATAAGAGAGGAAGTTCTGACCCAAATTTGATTTCTGTTTTGATcagtttgtcttttttttttatataaattttatttaaggaAATTAatggtatttattaaaaatttttataaatctaATTGCCTGAATAAAAAtaaacaatttttttaaataaatgcaATTTAATTGCCTTCGATacctttaaataaataatttttcattaatttaattacctTAACTAAATAATTTCCTTAAATAAATGTAATTGACtgctttaaataaataattttttttaaatagatatAACCCTTAAATTATTACAATTTCCTTTTTTATAAATTTACCAATTAAAAATCAGATCAAACGGGATTATTGGTTTCATTTTCATTTTAAACTGGACTGTTTCTATTTTGAGATAATCAGGATTTTTGGACCTCAGATAAAGTAAAGAACCTTAAGAACTTTACGATTGCTGCAACTCTTAAATCAGTATCTTCTAATTGCAATGCAATGAAAAGGATGTTTAATTGCAGGATCTATTTACTTCTAAAAGAACTTTAAATGAATTGGCTGCATCTGCCAACTGATCGATGCATAAAACCATCATACCCAAAAGTCTTTAATAACACTATCACAAGTATTACTATAATGCTTACGCGTAGATTCCACTATACATGTGGTGTCTTAGTATACGATGGACCGGGTCTAGTTAGAAATTTACTATAAGCATTACTATAATCTGTCATGTTGCATAATTCACAGCTTTCTGCAGTTGCTGAAAGTCAGGAAGATGTTGTTTGAAACAAGGAGACCTCTGGTAGATTATTGAGGCTGCTCGAATAAGAATGCTTGCTGTCAAGCCCCATATCTGGAAAACCTCTTGCTCTGATGTAAAATCAAATAGATGGAGAACATATTTCCACTCCATCCATTCCTTCTCTTCACATCGATAATTTTCTTCCTGCGTAACAAGAACAACGAGCATGTAAGTATGGTTTCAACTCCTAACCTCCTGCATTAATTTAAATACTGGATTAACTGGGTACACATTGACGACCTTGAGGAACATCTCTAGTGGGACGTCAAAAATAGCATCAACTTCATCAGTATTTAGTATAGGCTTGAAATCTTCTACCCTGGCAAGTAGACCTAACACAGGTACAACCCTTAGTTGGTGATCATAATTAAGTTCATGATCATTAGATGGTTTCAGGTTCAAAAGGTTTAACTGTACCTGGGAAATAAATGGCTCTAATTTTGCACCAACTTGAACGAGATGAGGATCCAAGCCAATCTCTTCCATGGCATTTCTTAATACCGTTGCAGAATCATCTGCATCTCCCTCTTGTTAGCAAATATTAATTGCACAACAAATTGAGCAAAAAATTAAACCCAAATTGATCTACTTTAATTAAAGATGAAATGTtggtaattaaaattaattctcAAGCAAATTATCTCAAATTACTTTGGAAATTTGCTAACCATCAAATCGGGTTGTAGTAAACCACTAGCCATCTAGATGTCCGGCCTCTATTAGTAAACACACAAAATGATTGTGAAGAAATTCTCTAAGACTcttttagaaaatttgagaattttattttgaGTGCTAGCTCAAGAGGAAAATAAAGCTCACTTATAAAAAATGGAAGATAAACTCCTTTTATAGGAGCaacttttaataattaataatttaaccttttaaaattattagttataAATTAACTCTACAGGAATTAaaaatcacataattaatttCTACAATTCTTAAATCTTTAAATTATGTTTACActtaattatttcattttattttaattaaatttaacttgATAATCTAATTTAATTTCTCATTCACAATATTAGAACTTGAttagttataattaataaaattaatactttaattttatcaTCTACTCATAATTGATTAGATATATTTATAGATCATTATTAACATCTAACAATGTGTGATAACCACCCAAATATTAGAACTTGTCAAAGTAGTTTGACTAACCTTTCTATGATCAATATGTCAGTATAATTAATACCCTTCATTATAATATTTCGATttataactccgcctaagtagtttgcgcttagccagtcccaagcccggataaaggaggagggttgctgtaggtgacaaccagcgtaaaaatttcgtcacaccttatgatatggattcaaatgatataaacgttgatgCATCCTCTACTAACGATGCGCTACATCGGagtccgggtgtagtgagaaatatgcaagggtatagggcgttcaccgaaagcgacgcgccatgccagcgcccgggtgtggtgttaagtgagcaagggttcccacatcatggacgggtgtgggtaaagaagttagtccataggacagatagtagaacagatagtggaacagaacacaagatagacatagaaaacaatagaagatatcatagaaggagaccaattaagaAGGAGCAggttaggaggaggatcagggttggtacttggaatgttggatcacttacaggaaaattaatggagcttgtggataccttgacaaggagaagggtgaatattgcttgcattcaggggactaaatgggtaggagagaaaagtaaggaagtaggTAATTCagagtacaaactgtggtttaccgaaaaggagagaaataagaacggagtggacataatcatagacaagacattgaaagacgcagtaatcgctgtgaaaagagtagaagatagaattatactagtaaagctagtactagaaggagaaacaataaatatagttagtgcttatgccccacaaataggactagacagtgagagtaaacaaaggttttgggaagatatggatgatttaatgcaaagcataccgaatgaagagaatgttttcattggtggagatttgaatggacatgtaggaagtgatagacaaggttatgagaatgtccatggaggttttgatttTGGAAGTCAAaacgaggagggaaaaagcatcctggattttgctatagcatacgacctaatactagcaaatacctacttgataaaaagagagtcatatttagtgactttcaaaagtgggcaacatagaagtcaaatcgacttcctcttaaccaggaagacaaatagagctctatgcaaggattgcaaggtcattccaggagaggctttaacaagtcaacattggttaatggtcttggatgtcaagtttaggaacaattcaagtaaggtcagaagaaatagtgtagctcgaacaaagtggtgggagttcaaaggagtaaagtaagtgaagttcaaaaatgagcttctcgagttcgaagtatggaagctggatatggaggccaatgatatattgatacagatggcatcaaagattagagaagtagctagaaaagtacttggagagtctaaaggacatggaccaccctcaaaagagagatggtggtggaataaggaagtacaaaagacagtgaagagaaaaagagaatggtataagaaattacctaaatgtgataataatgaggcatatgaacagtacaagatagtaaagaaagaggcaaaaaagacagttagtcaagcaagagcacaggcctttgaaaagttatatgagaaacttgaaactaaagaaggagagaaagatatttatagattagcaaggaggagagaaaggaaatgtcaagatctcaatcaagttaggtgcattaaggataaagaaggaaaagtgttggtgaaagatgaggacattaaagaaagatggagaaattattttaatgatctctttaataatagttaaaatggtaatagtgtgaatatagatatagaacaatagaaaagaatgtgaattatactagaaggattagatctttagaagtaaaggaagcacttaaaagaatgaaagtgggtaaagcctgtggacccaatgaaataccaattaaagtgtagaagtgtttgggagatacgggagtggcatggttaactaaattatttaataagattctaaactcaaagaaaatgcctgatgaatggaggaggagtatcttagtacctatttttaaaaataagggagacatacagagttgctcaaactataggggaattaaactcatgagtcatactatgaagttgtgggagagagttatggagcatcgactacgtcatgatacttctatctctctcattcaatttggtttcatgcccggtcgttcaactatggaagcgatctttctcattagaagtttgatggagaaatatagagatgtgaagaaagatctacacatgatttttattgatttggagaaggcttatgatagtgttccaagagatgtcttatggaatgtgttagaacaaaagagggtatctattagatacatacaagtgttgaaagatatgtatgaaggagcaactactattgtgcgcacagtgggaggggacacaagagatttttcgatcttaattgaattacaccaaggatcagccataagcccttacctttttacattagttttagatgaattgacggaacatatacaagagagtattccttggtgcatgatgtttgcggatgatattgttctgatagatgagacatgagaatgagtcaatagaaagctagagctttggagaaatactctagagtcaaagagttttaagttaagtagaacgaagacagaatacatgcattgcaagttcagtgaaggtcaaactggtgatagggaaggagttagt
It encodes:
- the LOC110662760 gene encoding ammonium transporter 2 produces the protein MNISNAYSEVTPAVPSWLNKGDNAWQMTASTLVAIQSMPGLVILYASIVKKKWAVNSAFMALYAFAAVLICWVLLCYRMAFGDELLPFWGKGAPALGQKYLVARAKVPESTHVSDGKSKTVEPYYAMATLVYFQFTFAAITLILLAGSVLGRMNIKAWMAFVPLWLIFSYTVGAFSLWGGGFLYQWGAIDYSGGFVIHLSSGISGLTAAYWVGPRLKSDRERFPPNNVLLMLAGAGLLWMGWSGFNGGAPYAANIDASIAVLNTNISAATSLLVWTTLDVIFFGKPSVIGAVQGMMTGLACITPGAGLVQSWAAIIFGFLSGSIPWVSMMVLHKKSTLLQQVDDTLGVFHTHAVAGLLGGLLTGLLAEPDLCELVLPKKTRGAFYGGNGGVQFLKQMAAASFVIAWNIASTTIILLAIRLFIPLRMPEEQLVIGDDAVHGEEAYALWGDGEKYDPTNHHGQDIAPSPYGIGARGVTINL